One part of the Esox lucius isolate fEsoLuc1 chromosome 10, fEsoLuc1.pri, whole genome shotgun sequence genome encodes these proteins:
- the LOC105027857 gene encoding zinc finger and BTB domain-containing protein 12: MEVLCFRLPGHGDATLKSMNSLRSKQQFCDITIVASGRQTFRGHKVVLAACSPFLRDQFLLNPSSELQVSVLHSSSVVCELLQSCYTGVLQFSPKEIVNYLTAASYLQMEHVVEKCRGALGKYMQPRNPTSSKIKSEESNTMPVIVSGSSHSLLSSSADHSPSQQPPSPGQSQDDDQTDSNTQTDIRHDDDTLDEIKVKVTEEDEGREDYDVFRICIEDEQEPAERQEGEEGAEEATEGLQGGRYTGTDSVIGVEGEGDDVTPAEMAQRVGGFEREGLRAWRRRLTDSPKVGRGRGRGRGFKRKRASYRERERRPLGMQYQEAWRLPTGAELMQGFGLDFGQEAMRSGFLSEGELPRLDYGMGMAEGQGDDLGPRDGNSLPHYSLDDPSGDGGEGSMGMGTVPAGVDEAGDESVAVVGSTSSTSGPVACEHCGLSFPSAQSLAVHSRATHLLYVCPCCGQHFNHSSNLNRHMAVHRGAKVHSCPLCHKTFTQKSTLCDHMNLHSGERPHCCAYCHSRFAHKPALRRHLKEQHGKTTGQNSLEAQAKMERAVPGGGEEGPTGQI, translated from the exons ATGGAAGTGCTGTGTTTCCGGTTGCCGGGTCATGGTGATGCAACCCTCAAAAGTATGAACTCCCTGAGGTCCAAGCAGCAGTTCTGTGACATCACCATTGTGGCCAGCGGCAGACAGACATTCCGGGGACACAAAGTTGTCCTGGCAGCCTGCTCCCCTTTTCTGAGAGACCAGTTCCTGCTCAACCCTTCTTCTGAACTGCAG GTTTCGGTCCTTCACAGCTCCTCTGTGGTGTGTGAGCTTCTCCAGTCCTGTTACACCGGGGTGCTCCAGTTCAGTCCCAAGGAGATAGTGAATTACCTGACGGCCGCTAGCTACCTGCAGATGGAGCATGTTGTGGAGAAGTGCCGGGGAGCCCTGGGCAAGTACATGCAGCCAAGGAACCCCACTTCATCAAAG ATCAAGTCAGAGGAGAGCAACACGATGCCAGTGATAGTCAGCGGCAGCAGTCACTCACTCTTGTCATCCTCTGCGGACCATTCTCCCTCCCAGCAGCCTCCAAGCCCTGGACAATCACAAGATGACGACCAGACAgactcaaacacacagacggacaTACGGCACGATGACGACACACTGGACGAGATTAAG GTGAAGGTCACAGAAGAGGACGAGGGCAGGGAGGATTATGACGTTTTCCGAATCTGCATTGAAGAtgaacaggagccggcggagcgtcaagagggagaggagggcgCTGAGGAAGCCACAGAGGGGCTCCAGGGAGGCCGTTACACAGGAACGGACAGTGTCATCGGGGTGGAGGGCGAGGGAGATGACGTGACCCCAGCCGAAATGGCCCAGCGAGTGGGTGGCTTTGAGAGGGAGGGGCTGCGCGCCTGGAGGCGGAGACTCACTGACTCACCCAAGGTGGGACGCGGGAGGGGTAGGGGGAGGGGCTTCAAGAGGAAGCGGGCCTCTTACCGCGAGAGGGAGAGGCGGCCTCTGGGCATGCAGTATCAGGAAGCGTGGCGCCTGCCCACTGGGGCAGAGCTGATGCAGGGATTCGGCCTGGACTTCGGCCAGGAAGCCATGAGGTCAGGGTTCCTTTCAGAGGGTGAGCTCCCAAGACTGGACTATGGGATGGGGATGGCGGAGGGCCAGGGAGATGACCTGGGCCCCAGGGATGGGAACAGTCTGCCCCATTACAGCCTGGATGACCCCAGtggggatggaggggagggcAGTATGGGGATGGGGACTGTCCCAGCTGGGGTCGACGAGGCGGGGGATGAGTCGGTGGCGGTGGTGGGCTCAACCTCCAGCACATCAGGGCCGGTGGCGTGCGAGCACTGCGgcctctctttcccctcagCCCAGTCCCTGGCAGTGCACTCGCGTGCCACCCACCTGCTATATGTGTGCCCCTGCTGCGGACAGCACTTCAACCACTCCAGCAACCTGAACCGCCACATGGCCGTGCACCGCGGCGCCAAAGTGCACAGCTGCCCATTGTGCCACAAGACGTTCACACAGAAGTCCACGCTGTGCGACCACATGAACCTGCACAGTGGCGAGCGGCCCCACTGCTGCGCCTACTGCCACTCGCGCTTCGCCCACAAGCCGGCGCTACGGCGCCACCTTAAGGAACAGCACGGTAAGACCACCGGTCAGAACAGTCTGGAGGCGCAGGCCAAGATGGAGAGAGCGGTtcctgggggaggagaggaaggaccCACGGGACAAATTTGA